In a genomic window of Dyadobacter fermentans DSM 18053:
- a CDS encoding SusC/RagA family TonB-linked outer membrane protein: MGNRMFTSSFYRVRGTYGVPLRVLFAVLFLFFCCDLAQAQTGGRGSLVTVSGQVTEKASGQPLVGVSIRVKNTTDGVVSDADGNYKIQVPANSTLLFTYIGYSDVEEAVGNRSNISPQLESSDKALNEVVVVGYGSQSRREITGSVASVNARQIQDRPVVSFGEALAGQVAGVQVQQTSAAPGGGLSIKIRGTGSITAGIQPLYVIDGVPLDNSVSNSAAQGGGIGSQSPVNPLASINPGDIQSIDILKDAAATSIYGSRGSNGVVLITTKQGAAGKSQITVNASYGFQEIAKRVGLMTNEEYARRQIDMRNNDWIRAGGKATDPNSVRSGPGFKIPDEFKNPSAYPYTDWQDELYRTAPMQNYQIAASGGTESARYYVSGNFQNQEGIIVNSGFKKYAFRLNVDAKVSDRIRVGARVAPSYTNNRIATSGGIQDYGAVAVTVMSTPGFYPARNADGSYSRSFTLHFDDGTQQNIIYNNALAFGEGIQNTMNQFSTVGSLFATVDILKNLQFKTSVNADVNTFSNNRFSPSYISVSPSNGRSFSSANISWINENTLTYDNSFAEKHNVNVLVGLTGQKSSFNSTTVSANSFPNDLVPTLNAGIVTGGSSSRSQWTLLSFLSRATYNYDEKYFLTATFRRDGSSRFGADNKWGNFPSVSAGWRIGQEKFMANVPTISELKVRASYGLIGNNQIPDYASVGLISSANYIFGTGDGAIINGLAQGTLGNTILGWEKAKELDFGIDIGLFQNRLFLNLDYYNKLTSDLLLNVPVPLSTGFETALRNLGSLRNKGVEIALETRNFARKNFTWTTNANISFNTNTVESLGASGAPIIVANRAQENSLTHITQIGKPLGSYYGLVFDGIYNTQAEIDGSAHLPNTFPGDVRFRDLNNDGLINDSDRTIIGNNLPAFTYGITNTLNVGNFDFGVSLQGVQDVDVMNLTKRSVYRNNASLSNNYWRSPEEPGDGKTWGANNAANNRNISSYFVEDASFLRIRNVTIGYRFDKIFGGKVIKNARAYVNIQNLHTFTKYSGYNPEVNTTEGDPWISSALTPGIDYGTYPVARAFVFGLNLGF, from the coding sequence ATGGGGAACAGAATGTTTACTTCAAGCTTTTATCGCGTCCGCGGTACTTATGGGGTGCCGCTGCGGGTGCTCTTCGCAGTGTTGTTTTTGTTTTTTTGTTGTGACCTCGCGCAAGCGCAGACCGGCGGCCGGGGCAGTTTAGTCACTGTGAGTGGGCAGGTTACCGAGAAGGCATCCGGGCAGCCGCTCGTGGGCGTGTCCATCCGTGTGAAGAATACGACCGATGGCGTGGTCTCGGATGCGGATGGGAATTACAAAATCCAGGTGCCTGCGAATAGCACTTTGCTGTTTACGTATATAGGTTATAGTGATGTGGAAGAGGCGGTCGGTAACCGCTCTAACATTTCGCCCCAGCTGGAAAGCAGCGACAAAGCCCTGAACGAGGTGGTGGTCGTGGGTTACGGAAGCCAGTCGAGGCGTGAAATTACCGGCTCGGTGGCTTCGGTGAATGCCCGGCAGATCCAGGACCGGCCCGTGGTTTCGTTCGGCGAGGCGCTGGCCGGGCAGGTGGCCGGCGTGCAGGTGCAGCAAACGTCCGCTGCTCCCGGTGGTGGCTTATCCATCAAAATCCGGGGAACAGGCTCCATCACGGCGGGTATCCAGCCATTGTATGTGATCGATGGTGTGCCGCTGGACAACTCGGTGAGCAATTCGGCGGCACAGGGCGGCGGCATTGGCAGCCAGTCTCCCGTTAACCCGCTGGCGAGCATTAACCCCGGTGATATTCAGTCGATTGACATTTTGAAAGATGCGGCCGCGACGTCCATTTACGGTTCACGCGGGTCGAATGGTGTGGTGTTAATTACGACCAAACAAGGTGCAGCGGGCAAATCGCAGATCACCGTTAATGCGAGCTACGGTTTCCAGGAGATCGCCAAAAGAGTGGGCTTGATGACCAATGAAGAATACGCACGCCGCCAGATCGATATGCGGAATAACGACTGGATTCGTGCCGGGGGAAAAGCGACGGACCCTAACTCGGTACGAAGCGGACCAGGCTTTAAAATCCCCGACGAGTTCAAAAATCCATCGGCCTATCCCTACACCGACTGGCAGGATGAACTTTACCGCACCGCGCCGATGCAAAACTATCAGATCGCAGCCTCCGGCGGGACCGAGAGCGCGCGGTATTACGTGTCGGGTAACTTTCAGAACCAGGAGGGTATCATCGTCAATTCGGGTTTCAAGAAGTATGCATTCCGTTTGAATGTGGATGCCAAAGTTTCGGACAGGATCAGGGTTGGCGCGCGTGTCGCCCCTTCTTACACCAACAACCGCATTGCCACATCCGGCGGTATCCAGGATTATGGCGCGGTGGCGGTGACGGTCATGTCGACCCCGGGTTTCTATCCGGCCAGAAATGCGGACGGCTCCTATTCAAGGTCGTTCACACTGCATTTCGACGATGGTACGCAGCAGAACATCATTTATAACAATGCACTCGCATTTGGTGAGGGTATTCAGAACACAATGAACCAGTTCAGCACCGTGGGCAGCTTGTTTGCCACTGTTGACATTTTGAAAAATCTCCAATTTAAAACCAGCGTCAATGCGGATGTCAACACATTCAGCAACAACCGCTTTTCGCCTTCCTACATCAGCGTAAGCCCTTCCAACGGCCGCTCTTTTTCATCTGCCAACATCAGCTGGATCAATGAAAACACGCTGACGTACGACAATTCATTCGCGGAAAAGCACAATGTGAATGTGCTGGTGGGTTTGACGGGGCAAAAGTCTTCGTTTAACTCTACCACGGTGAGCGCCAACTCTTTCCCGAACGACCTCGTCCCTACGCTCAATGCGGGTATCGTGACAGGCGGAAGTTCAAGCCGCTCGCAATGGACCCTGCTCTCGTTCCTGAGCCGCGCGACTTATAATTACGACGAAAAATACTTTTTGACGGCTACTTTCCGCCGCGACGGTTCATCCCGCTTCGGGGCCGACAATAAGTGGGGTAACTTCCCTTCCGTTTCGGCCGGATGGCGAATCGGACAGGAAAAATTCATGGCTAATGTGCCTACTATCAGCGAATTGAAAGTCCGGGCGAGCTACGGTCTGATCGGAAACAACCAGATCCCCGACTATGCTTCCGTGGGCTTGATCAGCAGCGCTAACTACATTTTCGGAACGGGCGACGGCGCGATCATCAACGGTCTGGCGCAGGGAACGCTCGGTAACACCATTCTGGGTTGGGAAAAAGCCAAAGAACTGGATTTCGGTATTGATATTGGACTCTTCCAAAACCGCCTTTTCCTGAATCTGGATTATTATAACAAACTGACTTCCGACCTGCTCCTGAATGTGCCCGTGCCGCTTTCGACCGGTTTTGAAACTGCGCTGCGCAACCTGGGAAGTCTGCGTAACAAAGGAGTTGAAATTGCATTGGAAACGAGAAATTTCGCACGCAAAAATTTCACCTGGACTACCAATGCGAACATTTCATTTAACACCAATACCGTAGAATCACTGGGAGCCAGCGGCGCGCCGATTATCGTGGCCAACCGCGCGCAGGAAAACTCGCTGACGCACATCACGCAGATCGGAAAGCCGCTGGGAAGTTACTATGGCCTCGTTTTCGACGGCATTTATAACACCCAGGCGGAAATCGACGGTTCCGCGCATTTGCCGAACACATTCCCGGGCGACGTCCGGTTCCGCGACCTGAACAACGACGGCCTGATCAACGATTCCGACAGGACCATCATCGGAAATAACCTGCCCGCATTCACCTACGGCATCACGAATACGCTCAATGTCGGCAACTTCGACTTCGGTGTCTCGTTGCAAGGTGTACAGGACGTAGATGTGATGAACCTGACCAAGCGGAGCGTTTACCGCAATAACGCGTCGCTCTCCAACAACTACTGGCGCTCGCCGGAGGAACCTGGCGATGGCAAAACGTGGGGTGCCAACAATGCCGCCAACAACCGGAACATTTCATCGTACTTCGTGGAAGATGCCTCTTTCCTGCGCATCCGGAACGTGACAATCGGCTATCGGTTCGACAAAATTTTTGGCGGAAAAGTGATCAAGAATGCGCGGGCTTACGTGAACATCCAGAACCTGCACACTTTCACCAAATACAGCGGCTATAACCCGGAAGTGAACACGACCGAGGGTGACCCGTGGATTTCTTCCGCGCTCACGCCGGGCATCGACTATGGTACTTATCCCGTGGCGAGAGCATTCGTATTCGGCCTCAACCTTGGTTTCTGA
- a CDS encoding RagB/SusD family nutrient uptake outer membrane protein: MISKNIKIAVALVILAFSGTSCEDFLESKPISQIGETDFFKTESDFRQAVAGAYNALGQVYSGNGYYSLLVDLRSDNTTELGPGGGGNDAKRNIDEFRETTDNEHLTAFWQTSYILIARTNSILARIDASPVSDNLKKQFTGEASALRALAYFNLVRLWGGVPLVTEPVTDIDASYKVGRASVQEVYAQIEADLVKAQGMLPATYPAAETGKITKGAAESLLGQVYLTQKKYAEAVAEFKKVVTAGTYSLLPVYANLYKAAQQGNAEAVLQVQYRTMSNGLGSNLPNHFAPTGSQGILIPTGGAFGFNQPTEDIAAAYKEGDVRRNNIGDGYTLAGNFVAAKYVRGYVERETGGGNADSGADWYVIRYADVLLNYAEAINEANKAPNADAYAAINLVRKRAGLTDLSGLTYDTFKTAVYEEERLESPFEGHRWFDLLRTGRAMEVMNSKLSGPGKPTVGVSTPIKPYQLLYPIPTLVVTTSSPAIAQNDGY, encoded by the coding sequence ATGATCTCAAAAAATATCAAAATAGCTGTCGCCCTGGTGATCCTCGCGTTTTCGGGAACCTCCTGCGAAGATTTTCTCGAATCAAAACCCATTTCACAGATTGGTGAAACGGACTTTTTCAAAACGGAATCCGATTTCCGCCAAGCAGTTGCCGGTGCCTACAATGCCCTTGGCCAGGTGTATTCGGGCAATGGATATTATTCGCTGCTGGTCGACCTGCGTTCCGACAACACCACCGAACTCGGCCCGGGCGGGGGCGGTAACGATGCCAAAAGGAATATCGACGAATTCCGCGAAACCACTGACAATGAGCACCTCACGGCATTCTGGCAGACGAGCTACATTCTCATCGCGCGGACAAACAGCATTCTGGCCCGCATTGATGCCTCGCCTGTATCGGACAACCTGAAAAAGCAGTTTACCGGCGAAGCCAGTGCTCTCAGGGCGCTCGCCTATTTCAACCTGGTGCGGCTTTGGGGCGGTGTGCCGCTGGTGACCGAGCCCGTTACCGACATCGACGCCAGCTACAAGGTGGGCCGCGCCTCTGTGCAGGAAGTATATGCACAAATCGAGGCTGATCTCGTAAAGGCGCAGGGAATGCTCCCCGCCACTTACCCAGCCGCTGAAACCGGAAAAATCACCAAAGGCGCGGCGGAAAGTCTGCTCGGACAGGTGTATCTCACCCAGAAAAAATACGCCGAGGCAGTTGCAGAGTTCAAAAAAGTAGTGACGGCCGGTACTTACAGCCTATTGCCGGTTTATGCAAATCTTTACAAAGCGGCCCAGCAGGGAAATGCGGAGGCGGTTTTGCAGGTGCAGTACCGAACAATGTCGAATGGCTTAGGCTCTAACCTGCCCAACCACTTCGCTCCCACCGGCTCGCAGGGGATTCTGATCCCTACCGGCGGGGCTTTCGGGTTTAACCAACCGACGGAAGACATCGCAGCGGCCTACAAGGAAGGCGATGTGCGCCGGAACAACATTGGCGATGGCTACACGCTCGCTGGCAACTTTGTAGCCGCCAAATACGTCCGCGGCTATGTGGAGCGCGAAACAGGCGGCGGCAATGCCGACTCGGGCGCCGACTGGTACGTGATCCGCTACGCCGATGTACTGCTGAATTATGCCGAAGCAATCAACGAAGCCAACAAAGCGCCCAATGCGGACGCCTACGCGGCGATCAACCTCGTGCGGAAACGCGCCGGGCTCACTGATCTGTCGGGCTTGACTTATGATACTTTCAAAACGGCGGTTTACGAAGAAGAACGACTGGAATCGCCTTTCGAAGGCCACCGCTGGTTTGATCTGCTGCGCACGGGCCGTGCGATGGAAGTGATGAATTCGAAACTATCCGGCCCCGGCAAGCCAACCGTAGGCGTTTCCACGCCGATCAAGCCTTACCAGCTTCTCTACCCGATCCCGACGCTCGTGGTGACCACCAGCAGCCCGGCGATCGCGCAGAATGATGGCTATTAA
- a CDS encoding glycoside hydrolase family 20 zincin-like fold domain-containing protein: MNTIHMYRSIFLLSFCCLIIWPGAHAQVRSSQKSVAAESQAGAGLLPLPQQMQLTAKRFSMGTNWHIAADPALAGEQAVMSLQQGLKEVNLALNVTGAKGKSPAIQLIVQNGSVEIGASVDTNRAALTRQAYRLSLKPGQVTITANAQQGLYYGVQTFLQLVKAGPQLPEGEITDWPNVEVRMIYWDDAHHLEKLTALKRIIRQASTYKINAFSIKLEGHFEYKSAPAIVEPYALTAKEYQELTDFAKAHFIDLVPFLDAPAHVSFILKHPEFRKLRLIDDINYQFSVTNPATFKLLDAMYSELINASKGSKYILLSNDEAYYTGKAPSEKAMADSLGGNGRLLAWFMKKLADRLHEQGRTVLFWGEFPLRKEDITALPSHMVNGVYNKSIAADYKKHGIRQFVYTATQGAEPIFPNYYPKHTKTAIMADGSDRSSGRVADMFREIGTAFSGNLSSFMGVIIAGWADAGLHPETFWLGYATGTAAGWNNKNLTPANASARFMNSFYGPRQKDMDSVYRVLSEQAEFHTESWDWIPSPWRAPIKGNSDSLFLQPEKDQTLPLLPLPASSTLAVSNKTYPVNAKRFATAQSMLPRNAYALQLLRENKSLAKTQLYNLEVLESVAAICGQNLRMLVALNRISDLVQEASAATADPKLAVSKLDAAMEMVGKLKNQRDSTFAFVESIWFKEWQPLVEKANGRTFLHQVDDIKDHQPVRTIDLSYLIYRELHYPLDQWWNDVLKVRNDFAQQHNLPLVNKQLEWARYR; the protein is encoded by the coding sequence TTGAACACGATTCACATGTACCGGAGCATTTTTCTGCTCAGTTTCTGCTGCCTCATTATCTGGCCCGGAGCGCACGCGCAAGTCCGGAGTTCGCAAAAATCGGTAGCCGCGGAAAGCCAGGCCGGCGCGGGGCTCCTGCCACTTCCCCAGCAAATGCAGCTCACGGCCAAGCGGTTTTCCATGGGCACAAACTGGCATATCGCGGCCGATCCGGCGCTCGCCGGCGAGCAGGCGGTGATGAGCTTGCAGCAGGGATTGAAAGAGGTAAATCTGGCGCTTAATGTGACCGGAGCAAAGGGCAAGTCTCCCGCCATTCAGCTTATCGTGCAAAACGGCTCGGTCGAGATCGGCGCTAGTGTGGATACCAACCGCGCCGCGCTTACCCGCCAGGCTTACCGGCTGAGCTTGAAACCCGGGCAGGTGACCATCACGGCCAATGCGCAGCAGGGCTTGTATTATGGTGTCCAAACTTTTTTACAGTTGGTCAAAGCCGGCCCGCAACTGCCTGAAGGCGAGATTACCGACTGGCCCAATGTGGAGGTGAGGATGATTTATTGGGATGATGCGCACCATCTTGAAAAGCTGACTGCATTGAAACGGATCATCAGGCAGGCATCTACGTACAAAATCAATGCGTTTTCCATCAAACTCGAAGGGCATTTCGAATACAAATCCGCCCCGGCGATTGTAGAACCTTATGCGCTGACAGCCAAAGAATATCAGGAACTCACAGACTTTGCCAAAGCACACTTTATCGACCTCGTGCCGTTCCTCGACGCCCCGGCGCACGTATCGTTCATCCTGAAACACCCCGAATTCCGGAAACTGCGGCTGATCGACGACATCAATTACCAGTTCTCGGTCACAAATCCGGCCACGTTCAAGCTCCTGGACGCCATGTACAGCGAGTTGATCAATGCGAGCAAAGGCAGCAAATACATTCTCCTTTCCAACGACGAAGCCTACTACACCGGCAAAGCACCATCCGAAAAGGCGATGGCCGACAGTCTCGGAGGCAACGGGCGTTTGCTGGCATGGTTTATGAAAAAACTGGCCGACAGGCTCCACGAGCAGGGTCGCACGGTGCTTTTCTGGGGCGAATTCCCTTTGCGCAAAGAGGACATTACCGCGCTGCCTTCACATATGGTTAATGGGGTTTATAACAAATCCATCGCGGCCGACTATAAAAAGCATGGCATCCGGCAGTTCGTATACACCGCCACGCAGGGCGCCGAGCCCATTTTTCCCAACTACTACCCGAAACACACTAAAACCGCCATCATGGCCGACGGCAGCGACCGCTCCTCGGGGCGGGTGGCGGATATGTTCCGGGAAATCGGGACGGCATTCTCGGGCAATCTGTCATCGTTTATGGGCGTGATCATCGCAGGCTGGGCCGATGCGGGGCTGCATCCCGAAACGTTCTGGCTGGGCTATGCCACGGGCACGGCGGCCGGTTGGAATAATAAAAATCTCACCCCTGCCAATGCTTCCGCACGGTTTATGAATTCATTTTACGGGCCCAGGCAAAAGGATATGGACAGCGTTTACCGCGTCCTGAGCGAGCAAGCCGAGTTCCATACCGAGAGCTGGGATTGGATTCCATCGCCCTGGCGCGCGCCCATCAAAGGAAATTCCGACAGCCTGTTCCTACAACCGGAAAAAGACCAGACCTTGCCCCTATTGCCCTTACCGGCATCCAGCACGCTGGCCGTTAGCAACAAAACTTACCCGGTGAATGCCAAACGCTTTGCCACGGCGCAGTCTATGCTGCCGCGCAATGCCTATGCGCTCCAACTGCTCCGGGAGAATAAATCGCTTGCCAAAACCCAGCTTTACAACCTGGAAGTACTCGAATCGGTGGCGGCGATTTGCGGACAGAACCTCCGCATGCTCGTCGCATTGAACCGGATTTCGGATTTAGTGCAGGAAGCTTCCGCCGCGACCGCCGATCCGAAGCTGGCCGTCAGCAAACTGGATGCGGCGATGGAAATGGTGGGCAAGCTGAAAAACCAGCGCGACAGCACGTTTGCATTTGTCGAAAGCATTTGGTTCAAAGAATGGCAGCCGCTGGTGGAAAAAGCCAATGGGAGGACATTTTTACACCAGGTCGACGACATCAAAGACCACCAGCCCGTGCGCACGATCGACCTCAGCTACCTCATTTACCGTGAGCTTCACTACCCGCTCGATCAATGGTGGAACGATGTGCTGAAAGTGCGGAACGACTTCGCACAGCAGCATAACCTCCCGCTGGTGAACAAGCAGCTCGAATGGGCGCGGTACAGGTGA